Proteins encoded together in one Mycobacterium simiae window:
- a CDS encoding SDR family oxidoreductase, which translates to MADIASIGLKIQGKVIVITGGARGIGLATATALHNLGAKVAIGDVDEVRVKESGAALGLDVYGKLDVTDPQSFAEFLDQVERQLGPIDVLVNNAGIMPVGRIIDEPDAVTRRILDINVYGVILGSKLAAQRMVPRGQGHVINVASLAGELHIVGLATYCASKHAVLAFTDAARLEYRSAGVQFSSVLPTFVNTELVAGTPGMKGFRNAEPNEIADAIVALVARPKPRVRITKAAGAMVVSQKFWPRRLAEGLNRLLGGDHVFTDDVDVEKRRAYEARARGDE; encoded by the coding sequence ATGGCAGACATCGCATCGATCGGCCTCAAAATTCAGGGCAAGGTCATCGTGATCACCGGCGGCGCCCGCGGAATCGGTCTGGCCACCGCGACCGCGCTGCACAATCTGGGCGCCAAGGTCGCGATCGGCGATGTCGACGAGGTTCGGGTCAAGGAGTCGGGCGCCGCACTCGGCCTGGACGTCTACGGAAAACTCGACGTCACCGATCCCCAGTCGTTTGCGGAGTTCCTCGACCAGGTCGAGCGTCAACTCGGCCCGATCGACGTGCTGGTCAACAACGCGGGCATCATGCCCGTCGGCCGCATCATCGACGAACCCGACGCGGTCACCCGCCGCATTCTGGACATCAACGTCTACGGGGTGATATTGGGCAGCAAGCTGGCCGCACAACGCATGGTTCCGCGCGGTCAGGGGCACGTCATCAACGTCGCTTCGCTGGCCGGCGAGCTGCACATCGTCGGACTGGCGACGTACTGCGCCAGCAAGCATGCGGTGCTCGCGTTCACCGACGCCGCCCGGCTGGAGTACCGCTCGGCCGGGGTGCAGTTCTCCTCGGTGCTGCCGACGTTCGTCAACACCGAACTCGTGGCCGGCACGCCCGGAATGAAGGGTTTCCGCAACGCCGAGCCGAACGAGATCGCCGACGCGATCGTGGCGCTCGTGGCACGGCCCAAGCCGCGGGTGCGGATCACCAAAGCCGCTGGTGCGATGGTGGTTTCGCAGAAGTTCTGGCCCCGGCGCCTGGCCGAGGGGTTGAACCGTTTGCTGGGCGGCGACCACGTGTTCACCGACGACGTCGACGTCGAGAAACGCCGTGCCTACGAGGCCCGCGCCCGCGGCGACGAGTGA
- a CDS encoding phosphoketolase family protein: protein MSLQTPTSAPEALSDDELTLIDKYWRAANYLSVGQIYLLDNPLLREPLAAEHVKPRLLGHWGTTPGLNLIYAHLNRVIRNRDASVIYVTGPGHGGPGLVANAYLEGTYTEVYSGIGEDVEGLRKLFRQFSFPGGIPSHVAAQTPGSIHEGGELGYALVHAFGAAFDNPDLVVACVIGDGEAETGPLAAGWHSNKFLNPAVDGAVLPILHLNGYKIANPTVLARIPHAELEALLRGYGYRPITVAGDDPATVHRELAAALDDAFDDIADIQHAARGGTQTDRPVWPMIVLRTPKGWTGPKEVDGKHVEGSWRAHQVPLSETHDNPAHRAQLEEWLRSYRPEELFDRGGALRPELRALAPTGQRRMSANPHANGGLLLRELDLPDFRDYAVPVEAPGASMHEATRVLGTFLRDVITRNPDRFRLMGPDETASNRLSAVFESTDKVWLSRTEPDDEGLAPDGRVMEVLSEHLCQGWLEGYLLTGRHGLFNCYEAFVHIVDSMLNQHAKWLATSRELPWRQPIASLNYLLSSHVWRQDHNGASHQDPGFIDLVANKRPEISRVYLPPDGNTLLSVADHCLRSRDYINVIVAGKQPALGYLTMDEAIAHCTRGLGIWEWASTATGEPDVVLACAGDIPTQETLAAADILRRELPNLAVRLVNVVDLMRLMPDSEHPHGLPDKEFDALFTRDKPVIFAYHGYPWLIHRLSYRRANHANLHVRGFKERGTTTTPFDMVMLNDLDRFHLVMDVIDRVDGLAGPAALLRQHMVDARLDARRYTREHGEDDPRIATWRWQSNR from the coding sequence GTGAGCCTGCAAACCCCGACCTCAGCGCCCGAAGCACTCTCCGACGACGAACTGACCCTGATCGACAAGTATTGGCGCGCCGCGAACTATCTCTCGGTAGGCCAGATCTATCTGCTGGACAACCCGCTGCTGCGGGAACCGCTCGCGGCAGAACACGTCAAACCTCGGCTGTTAGGACACTGGGGCACCACGCCCGGCCTCAACCTCATCTACGCGCACCTGAACCGCGTCATCCGCAACCGCGACGCCAGCGTCATCTACGTCACCGGGCCCGGTCACGGCGGCCCCGGTCTGGTCGCCAATGCCTACCTCGAGGGCACCTACACCGAGGTGTACAGCGGAATCGGCGAAGACGTCGAGGGACTGCGCAAACTGTTCCGCCAGTTCTCCTTCCCCGGCGGAATCCCCAGCCATGTCGCGGCCCAGACGCCGGGGTCGATCCATGAAGGCGGCGAACTCGGCTACGCGCTGGTGCACGCGTTTGGCGCGGCATTCGACAACCCGGATTTGGTGGTCGCCTGCGTCATCGGCGACGGGGAAGCCGAGACCGGGCCGCTGGCCGCCGGGTGGCATTCGAACAAATTCCTCAACCCGGCCGTCGACGGGGCGGTGCTGCCGATCCTGCACCTCAACGGCTACAAGATCGCCAACCCGACCGTGCTGGCCCGGATCCCGCACGCCGAGCTCGAAGCGCTGTTGCGCGGCTACGGCTACCGCCCGATCACCGTCGCCGGGGACGATCCGGCCACCGTGCACCGAGAGCTGGCCGCCGCGCTCGACGACGCATTCGACGACATCGCCGACATCCAGCACGCGGCCCGCGGCGGAACCCAGACCGACCGCCCGGTGTGGCCGATGATCGTGCTGCGCACCCCGAAAGGCTGGACCGGGCCCAAAGAGGTGGACGGCAAGCACGTCGAGGGCAGCTGGCGCGCGCACCAGGTGCCGCTGTCCGAGACGCACGACAATCCTGCGCACCGCGCGCAACTCGAGGAGTGGCTGCGCAGCTACCGCCCCGAGGAGCTGTTCGACCGCGGCGGCGCGTTGCGTCCCGAGCTGCGCGCGCTGGCGCCCACCGGTCAGCGGCGGATGAGCGCCAACCCGCACGCCAATGGCGGCCTGCTGCTGCGCGAACTGGACCTGCCGGATTTCCGCGACTACGCGGTGCCGGTCGAGGCGCCGGGGGCCTCAATGCATGAAGCCACCCGCGTGCTGGGTACCTTCCTGCGTGACGTCATCACCCGCAACCCCGATCGTTTCCGGTTGATGGGACCCGACGAAACCGCCTCCAACCGGCTGTCGGCGGTGTTCGAGTCCACCGACAAGGTGTGGCTGTCGCGGACCGAGCCCGACGACGAGGGCCTCGCCCCGGACGGCCGCGTGATGGAGGTGCTCTCCGAGCACCTGTGCCAGGGCTGGCTCGAGGGCTACCTGCTGACCGGGCGGCACGGGCTGTTCAACTGCTACGAGGCGTTCGTGCACATCGTCGACTCGATGCTGAACCAGCACGCGAAGTGGCTGGCCACCAGCCGCGAACTACCGTGGCGGCAGCCGATCGCGTCGCTGAACTACCTGTTGAGTTCGCACGTGTGGCGCCAGGACCACAACGGCGCCTCACATCAGGACCCCGGCTTCATCGATCTGGTCGCCAACAAGCGGCCGGAAATCTCGCGGGTGTACCTGCCGCCGGACGGCAACACGTTGCTGTCGGTGGCCGACCATTGTCTGCGCAGCCGGGACTACATCAACGTGATCGTCGCGGGCAAGCAGCCGGCGCTGGGCTACCTGACCATGGACGAGGCGATCGCGCACTGCACCCGCGGCCTAGGGATCTGGGAGTGGGCCAGCACCGCGACCGGCGAACCCGACGTGGTACTCGCCTGCGCCGGAGACATCCCGACGCAGGAGACACTGGCCGCCGCCGACATCCTGCGGCGCGAGCTGCCCAATCTGGCGGTCAGACTGGTCAACGTCGTCGACCTGATGCGGTTGATGCCGGATTCCGAACACCCACATGGCTTGCCCGACAAGGAATTCGACGCCCTGTTCACTCGCGACAAGCCGGTCATCTTCGCCTATCACGGCTATCCCTGGCTGATCCACCGGCTCAGCTACCGCCGTGCCAATCACGCGAACCTGCACGTGCGCGGCTTCAAAGAGCGGGGTACCACGACGACCCCGTTCGACATGGTGATGCTCAACGATCTGGACCGCTTCCACCTGGTCATGGACGTCATCGACCGGGTGGACGGGTTGGCTGGCCCGGCCGCGCTGCTGCGTCAGCACATGGTCGACGCGCGGCTGGATGCCCGCCGCTATACCCGCGAACATGGCGAAGACGACCCCCGCATCGCGACCTGGCGATGGCAGTCGAACCGCTGA
- a CDS encoding CPBP family intramembrane glutamic endopeptidase, whose translation MSEHTATTLGQIPAGVDLHPVVSQLSALHRLRLHLDIAVVVAVLVLTNLIAHFTTPWASVAAVPVAAAGLVLLMRSNGLDWVDLGLGREHWKSGMGYALAAVAVVASVITVGVLLPVTRPMFLNNHYATVSGALIASMVIIPLQTVIPEELAFRGVLHGALHRAWGFRGVALGGSLLFGLWHVATSLGLTSNNVGFTRLFGGGLVGMTAGVTLAVLATGTAGFVFSWLRRRSGSLIAPIALHWSLNGLGALAAALVWHLST comes from the coding sequence ATGTCTGAGCACACTGCGACCACCCTCGGCCAGATCCCGGCCGGTGTCGATCTGCACCCGGTGGTCTCGCAGCTGTCGGCGTTGCACCGTCTTCGGCTGCACCTCGACATCGCCGTGGTCGTCGCCGTGCTGGTGCTGACGAATCTGATCGCGCACTTCACCACGCCGTGGGCAAGCGTTGCCGCCGTCCCGGTCGCGGCGGCCGGGCTGGTGCTGCTGATGCGCTCCAACGGCCTGGATTGGGTCGATCTGGGGCTCGGACGCGAGCACTGGAAGTCCGGGATGGGCTATGCGCTGGCCGCCGTGGCAGTGGTGGCGTCGGTGATCACGGTCGGGGTGCTGCTGCCGGTGACTCGGCCGATGTTCTTGAACAATCACTACGCCACGGTCTCCGGTGCGCTGATCGCGTCAATGGTCATCATCCCGCTGCAAACCGTGATTCCTGAGGAGCTGGCTTTCCGCGGTGTGCTGCACGGCGCCCTGCACCGGGCGTGGGGATTCCGCGGGGTCGCGCTGGGCGGCTCGCTGCTGTTCGGTTTGTGGCACGTCGCGACCTCGCTCGGGCTGACGAGCAACAATGTCGGCTTCACCCGGTTGTTCGGCGGCGGCTTGGTCGGCATGACGGCCGGGGTGACGCTCGCGGTGCTGGCCACGGGAACGGCCGGGTTCGTCTTCAGCTGGTTGCGCAGACGCAGCGGCAGCCTGATCGCGCCGATTGCGCTGCACTGGTCGTTGAACGGCCTGGGCGCGTTGGCCGCCGCCCTGGTTTGGCACCTGTCGACCTGA
- a CDS encoding zinc-binding alcohol dehydrogenase family protein — protein MTSESTPTTMTAWQVRRPGPMHTDPLDRVNTDVPRPGPAELLVAVRACGVCRTDLHVTEGDLPAHRDHVTPGHEVVGEVVQVGSAADAEEFRVGDRVGIAWLRHTCGACKYCRRGDENLCPESRYTGWDADGGYAEFATVPAAFAHRLPSGYSDSELAPLLCAGIIGYRSLLRAELPPGGRLGIYGFGGSAHITAQVALAQGAEVHVMTRGEQARKLAMELGAASAQGAADPPPVPLDAAILFAPVGDLVLPACEALDRGGTLAIAGIHLSDIPVLNYQRHLFQERQIRSVTSNTRADAREFLDFAARHRIEVTTPEYPLAQADRALRDLADGRIAGAAVLLV, from the coding sequence ATGACGTCCGAGTCGACGCCGACGACGATGACCGCGTGGCAGGTGCGGCGCCCCGGCCCGATGCACACTGATCCGCTGGACCGCGTCAACACCGACGTCCCCCGGCCCGGCCCGGCGGAGTTGCTGGTGGCGGTTCGCGCGTGCGGGGTATGCCGCACCGACCTCCACGTCACCGAGGGCGATCTCCCGGCGCACCGCGATCACGTCACCCCGGGGCACGAAGTGGTGGGGGAGGTTGTCCAGGTCGGGTCCGCGGCGGACGCCGAGGAATTCCGGGTGGGCGATCGGGTCGGTATCGCCTGGCTCCGCCACACCTGCGGGGCGTGCAAATACTGCCGTCGCGGCGACGAGAACCTGTGCCCGGAATCCCGTTACACCGGGTGGGACGCCGACGGTGGATATGCCGAATTCGCGACCGTCCCGGCGGCGTTCGCGCATCGCCTGCCGAGCGGTTACAGCGACAGCGAGCTGGCGCCGCTGCTGTGCGCCGGCATCATCGGGTATCGGTCGCTGCTACGCGCCGAGCTCCCGCCCGGCGGACGCCTGGGTATCTACGGCTTCGGCGGCAGCGCGCACATCACCGCGCAGGTTGCGTTGGCCCAGGGCGCCGAGGTGCACGTGATGACTCGCGGCGAGCAGGCCCGAAAGTTGGCGATGGAGCTGGGCGCGGCCTCGGCGCAGGGCGCCGCGGACCCGCCGCCGGTGCCGCTGGACGCAGCGATCCTGTTCGCCCCTGTCGGTGATCTGGTGTTGCCGGCGTGCGAGGCGCTGGACCGCGGCGGCACCCTGGCCATCGCCGGAATTCATCTCTCGGACATCCCGGTCCTCAACTATCAGCGTCACCTGTTCCAGGAACGCCAAATTCGCTCGGTCACGTCGAACACCCGGGCCGATGCGCGGGAGTTTCTCGACTTCGCCGCCCGTCATCGCATCGAGGTGACGACGCCGGAATATCCGCTGGCGCAAGCCGACCGGGCGCTGCGCGATCTGGCTGACGGACGCATCGCCGGGGCCGCGGTGCTGCTGGTGTAG
- a CDS encoding GlsB/YeaQ/YmgE family stress response membrane protein, protein MVLHIIWLIVLGLIVGLVARLLVPGKQPMGWIATAVLGIVGSYVGGTLGSVIFPPHKFDIHPPIQHSFLGALVGAVILLLIYKFATSRTKTL, encoded by the coding sequence GTGGTTCTGCACATCATCTGGCTAATTGTTTTGGGTCTTATCGTCGGTCTGGTCGCGCGCCTTCTCGTGCCCGGCAAACAGCCGATGGGGTGGATCGCGACGGCCGTACTGGGCATCGTCGGCTCCTACGTCGGCGGCACCCTGGGCAGCGTCATCTTCCCGCCGCACAAGTTCGACATCCACCCACCCATCCAGCACTCGTTCCTCGGTGCACTGGTGGGTGCGGTGATCCTGTTGCTGATCTACAAGTTCGCCACCTCGCGCACGAAAACGCTGTAG
- a CDS encoding alanine and proline-rich secreted protein Apa, translating into MDQVDSRSTRRKGMWTTLAVATVTTAGAVTIALPAVADADPEVPTPVPATTTAPPPAAAPPPAAAPAPAGQPAPAAPAPAGQPAPAAPAPADPNAGPVAPPAPVDPNAPAPPPPPPADPNAPPPVDPNAARITNPVGGFSYLLPGGWAESDASHLDYGSALLSKMTGPPPAPGQPAPVANDTRIVMGRLDQKLYASAEANDSKAAVRLGSDMGEFFMPYPGTRINQESTPLTGANGLTGSASFYEVKFSDPSKPNGQIWTGVVSAPGASTTGPPQRWFVVWLGTSNNPVDKVGAKALAESILPFTAPAAPPPAPGAAPGAPAPAPAPAAPAPAPGQAPASEVAPAPQRTYTA; encoded by the coding sequence ATGGATCAGGTGGACTCACGCTCGACACGTCGCAAAGGAATGTGGACGACGCTGGCGGTTGCCACGGTGACCACCGCGGGGGCCGTGACCATCGCGTTGCCGGCCGTCGCGGATGCCGACCCCGAGGTCCCCACTCCGGTCCCGGCAACGACGACCGCGCCGCCACCGGCAGCCGCGCCGCCACCGGCAGCCGCGCCGGCTCCCGCGGGACAACCTGCCCCGGCGGCCCCGGCCCCCGCCGGACAACCCGCCCCGGCGGCTCCGGCCCCGGCCGACCCGAACGCGGGACCCGTTGCGCCGCCCGCGCCCGTCGACCCGAACGCGCCGGCGCCACCACCGCCGCCGCCTGCCGATCCGAATGCGCCGCCGCCCGTTGATCCCAATGCCGCGCGCATCACGAACCCCGTCGGGGGATTCAGCTATCTGCTACCCGGCGGCTGGGCGGAGTCGGACGCATCGCATCTCGACTACGGCTCGGCGCTGCTCAGCAAGATGACCGGTCCGCCGCCGGCGCCGGGCCAGCCCGCGCCGGTCGCCAACGACACCCGCATCGTGATGGGACGACTGGACCAAAAGCTGTACGCCAGCGCGGAAGCCAACGACAGTAAGGCCGCCGTCCGGCTCGGCTCGGACATGGGCGAGTTCTTCATGCCGTACCCGGGCACTCGGATCAACCAAGAATCCACCCCGCTGACCGGTGCCAACGGGCTCACCGGAAGCGCATCGTTCTACGAGGTCAAGTTCAGCGACCCCAGCAAGCCGAACGGGCAGATCTGGACCGGCGTCGTCAGTGCCCCGGGGGCGTCCACCACCGGCCCGCCGCAGCGCTGGTTCGTGGTGTGGCTGGGAACCAGCAACAACCCGGTGGACAAGGTCGGTGCGAAGGCGTTGGCCGAATCGATCCTGCCGTTCACCGCGCCCGCCGCACCGCCGCCCGCGCCGGGCGCGGCCCCGGGTGCACCGGCGCCGGCTCCCGCGCCCGCGGCACCCGCTCCAGCACCAGGGCAAGCCCCGGCCAGCGAAGTGGCCCCCGCGCCGCAACGGACATACACCGCCTGA
- a CDS encoding sulfate/molybdate ABC transporter ATP-binding protein, with the protein MGELQLRAVVTERRLDVEFSVAAGEVLAVLGPNGAGKSTVLHVIAGLLHPDEGLVRLGDRVLTDTTAGVEVPTHQRRVGLLLQDPLLFPHLSVAANVAFGPHSRGRGLLRFARFGARRAEHDTALRWLREVDAEQLAGRKPRQLSGGQAQRVAIARALAAKPDLLLLDEPLTGLDVGAAAAVRAVLRNVVAHSGCAVILITHDLLDVFALADRVLVLESGRVSEIGRVADVLTAPRSPFAARIAGVNVVGGTIGPDGALHSQAGARWYGSPAPQAGADLADGQDAVAVFPPTAVSVFREPPHGSPRNCVGVTVAELDVRGAAVVVRGAEQAYGAPALAAEITVDAATELRLTPGDRVWFTVKALAVALYPAAPHRPG; encoded by the coding sequence ATGGGCGAACTGCAGCTTCGCGCGGTGGTGACGGAGCGACGGTTGGACGTGGAATTCTCCGTGGCCGCCGGGGAGGTACTCGCGGTGCTCGGACCCAACGGCGCGGGCAAGTCGACCGTCCTGCACGTGATCGCGGGGCTGCTGCACCCCGACGAGGGGTTGGTGCGATTGGGCGACCGAGTGCTGACCGACACGACAGCCGGCGTCGAAGTACCGACGCATCAGCGACGAGTGGGGCTGCTCCTGCAGGATCCCCTGTTATTCCCACACCTGAGCGTGGCCGCCAACGTCGCGTTCGGACCGCACAGCCGAGGTCGCGGACTGCTGCGCTTCGCCCGGTTCGGCGCCCGACGCGCGGAGCACGACACGGCGCTGCGCTGGCTGCGTGAGGTGGATGCCGAACAGCTGGCCGGCCGCAAACCGCGACAGTTGTCCGGCGGTCAGGCCCAGCGGGTCGCGATAGCGCGCGCGCTGGCCGCCAAGCCCGATCTGCTGCTGCTCGACGAGCCGCTGACCGGCTTGGATGTCGGGGCCGCCGCCGCCGTCCGCGCGGTGCTGCGCAACGTCGTCGCCCACAGCGGCTGCGCGGTCATCCTGATCACGCACGACCTGCTGGACGTATTCGCCCTCGCCGATCGGGTGCTGGTGCTCGAGTCGGGGCGTGTGTCCGAAATCGGGCGGGTAGCCGACGTGCTGACCGCGCCGCGCAGTCCGTTCGCGGCCCGGATCGCCGGTGTCAACGTGGTCGGCGGAACCATCGGCCCGGACGGCGCCCTGCACAGCCAGGCTGGCGCCCGCTGGTACGGGTCGCCGGCCCCCCAGGCGGGTGCCGACCTGGCCGACGGGCAGGACGCGGTTGCGGTGTTTCCTCCGACGGCGGTCTCGGTGTTCCGGGAGCCACCGCACGGCAGTCCCCGCAACTGCGTCGGTGTCACCGTCGCCGAGCTGGACGTCCGCGGCGCCGCGGTCGTGGTGCGCGGCGCCGAGCAAGCCTACGGGGCCCCGGCGCTGGCGGCCGAGATCACTGTCGACGCGGCCACCGAGCTGCGACTGACGCCCGGGGATCGGGTGTGGTTCACGGTCAAGGCCCTCGCGGTGGCGCTGTATCCGGCCGCACCCCATCGCCCGGGATGA
- a CDS encoding ABC transporter permease has translation MVLPLLAIAVKVDWLNFWALISSSSSMTALWLSVKTAAASTVLCVLLGVPMGLVLARSSARLVRVLRPLILLPLVLPPVVGGIALLYAFGRIGLVGRYLEAAGVSIAFSTAAVVLAQTFVSLPFLVIALEGAARTAGADYEVVAATLGARPNTVWWRVTLPLLLPGLISGAVLAFARSLGEFGATLTFAGSRQGVTRTLPLEIYLQRVTDANAAVALSILLVAAAALVVLGLGARRLTGTDVG, from the coding sequence ATGGTGCTGCCGTTGCTGGCCATCGCGGTCAAGGTTGACTGGTTGAACTTTTGGGCGCTGATCAGCAGTTCGTCGTCGATGACGGCGCTGTGGCTGAGCGTGAAGACGGCGGCCGCGAGCACGGTGCTGTGTGTGCTGTTGGGCGTCCCGATGGGCTTGGTGTTGGCGCGCAGCAGCGCACGTCTGGTCCGGGTGTTGCGCCCGCTGATCCTGCTGCCGCTGGTATTGCCGCCGGTGGTGGGCGGCATTGCGCTGCTGTACGCGTTCGGCCGGATCGGCCTGGTCGGGCGGTACCTGGAAGCCGCCGGCGTCAGCATCGCGTTCAGCACGGCCGCGGTGGTGTTGGCGCAGACCTTTGTCTCCTTGCCGTTCCTGGTGATTGCGCTGGAGGGCGCCGCCCGCACGGCCGGCGCCGACTATGAAGTGGTCGCGGCCACATTGGGGGCGCGACCCAACACGGTGTGGTGGCGGGTCACCCTGCCATTGCTGTTGCCGGGTCTGATATCGGGCGCCGTGCTGGCGTTCGCTCGCTCGCTGGGGGAGTTCGGCGCGACGCTGACCTTCGCGGGTTCGCGGCAGGGAGTCACGCGCACGCTGCCGCTGGAGATCTACCTGCAGCGCGTCACCGACGCGAACGCCGCCGTGGCGCTGTCGATTCTGCTCGTCGCGGCGGCCGCGCTGGTGGTGCTCGGACTGGGTGCCCGCCGGCTGACCGGGACGGACGTGGGGTAG
- the modA gene encoding molybdate ABC transporter substrate-binding protein, which produces MRRSRVLARVVWGVASMVVVAGVTACGAKTPATTPASPGQSAPAAGSIVVFAAASLKPAFTQIAQRFKTDNPGSGVEFDFAGSSELATQLTQGASADVFASADTAQMDNVVKAGLLAGNPINFAANTLVIVTAPGNPKKIASFADLTKPGLKVVTCQKPVPCGAATQRIEDRTGVHLDPVSEEPSVTDALTKVTTGQADAALVYVTDAKNAHGSVTTVDFPEAAGAVNVYPIGVLRKAPQAALAQKFAALVTSEAGQQVLTQLGFVKP; this is translated from the coding sequence ATGCGTCGGAGCCGAGTTCTGGCCAGGGTGGTGTGGGGTGTGGCGTCGATGGTGGTTGTCGCGGGTGTGACGGCCTGTGGTGCCAAGACGCCGGCCACCACACCCGCGTCGCCCGGTCAGTCGGCACCGGCCGCGGGGTCGATCGTGGTATTCGCCGCGGCATCCCTGAAGCCCGCGTTCACCCAGATCGCTCAACGTTTCAAGACCGACAATCCCGGTAGCGGCGTGGAGTTCGACTTCGCCGGTTCCTCCGAACTGGCGACCCAACTGACCCAGGGGGCGTCGGCCGACGTCTTCGCCTCGGCCGACACCGCGCAGATGGACAACGTGGTCAAGGCCGGGCTATTGGCCGGGAATCCGATCAACTTCGCCGCCAACACGCTGGTGATCGTCACCGCGCCGGGCAACCCGAAGAAGATCGCCTCCTTCGCCGACCTGACCAAGCCCGGCCTGAAGGTGGTGACCTGCCAAAAGCCGGTGCCGTGCGGCGCGGCCACCCAGCGCATCGAGGATCGCACGGGGGTGCACCTCGACCCGGTCAGCGAGGAACCGAGCGTGACCGATGCCCTCACCAAGGTCACCACGGGGCAGGCGGATGCCGCCCTCGTCTACGTCACCGACGCCAAGAATGCCCACGGGTCCGTGACGACCGTCGACTTTCCCGAGGCGGCCGGCGCGGTCAATGTCTACCCCATCGGGGTGCTGAGGAAGGCGCCGCAGGCGGCCTTGGCGCAGAAGTTCGCCGCACTGGTGACATCCGAGGCGGGCCAGCAGGTGCTGACCCAACTGGGCTTCGTCAAACCCTGA
- a CDS encoding SDR family oxidoreductase, with amino-acid sequence MAVEVLVTGGDTDLGRTVAEAFRDGGHKVTLVGARRSDLEVNAKELDVDAIVCDTTDPASLEEARPSFPHHLDTIVNVPAPSWDAGDPRAYSIADTANAWRNTLDSTVLSAVLTLQVVGDHLRSGGSIISVVPENPPAASIDAAIKATLSSWVSGQAGIFGTRGITVNAVASGRSAQPGYDGLSRATSSVADEVARLALFLTTPGARHITGQTLHVSHGALTRFA; translated from the coding sequence ATGGCAGTGGAGGTGCTGGTCACCGGTGGCGACACGGATCTAGGACGAACCGTAGCCGAGGCCTTCCGCGATGGCGGTCACAAGGTGACCCTCGTGGGTGCTCGCCGCAGCGATCTCGAAGTCAACGCCAAAGAACTCGACGTCGACGCGATCGTGTGCGACACCACCGATCCGGCCAGCCTGGAGGAAGCCCGCCCGTCGTTCCCCCATCACCTGGACACCATCGTCAACGTGCCCGCCCCGTCCTGGGACGCCGGCGACCCCCGCGCCTACTCCATCGCCGACACGGCCAACGCCTGGCGCAACACCCTCGACTCGACCGTGCTGTCCGCCGTGCTGACGCTGCAGGTCGTCGGTGACCACTTGCGGTCCGGCGGCTCGATCATCAGCGTCGTGCCGGAGAACCCGCCGGCGGCCAGCATCGACGCGGCCATCAAGGCGACGTTGTCGAGTTGGGTTAGCGGACAGGCCGGCATCTTCGGCACTCGCGGCATCACGGTGAACGCGGTGGCGAGCGGGCGCAGCGCACAACCGGGCTACGACGGCCTGTCGCGGGCGACCTCGTCGGTCGCCGACGAGGTCGCCCGCTTGGCGCTGTTCCTCACCACTCCGGGGGCGCGCCACATCACGGGGCAAACGCTGCACGTGAGCCACGGCGCGCTGACGCGTTTCGCGTAG